From one Odontesthes bonariensis isolate fOdoBon6 chromosome 14, fOdoBon6.hap1, whole genome shotgun sequence genomic stretch:
- the sdhc gene encoding succinate dehydrogenase cytochrome b560 subunit, mitochondrial — translation MALLLRTFARPGVCLSKLQYSVLYRHAAPMGSTAKDEMNKFWSKNARLNRPMSPHLTIYKWSVPMVMSICFRGTGVGLTGAISAFGVAALVLPGNYPDYLDLIHSLAIGPYLIGLAKFGLAFPISYHTYNGIRHLWWDIGKGFRIPEVYRTGYTVIGLSVITSIAIAMI, via the exons ATGGCGTTGCTTCTAAG gaCGTTTGCCCGTCCGGGTGTCTGCCTCTCCAAACTACAGTACAGTGTCCTCTATAGACA tgCTGCTCCCATGGGAAGCACAGCAAAGGATGAAATGAACAAGTTTTGGTCCAAAAATGCCAGATTAAATCGACCCATGTCACCCCATCTAACAATCTACAA ATGGTCTGTCCCCATGGTGATGTCCATCTGTTTCAGAGGAACTGGAGTAGGGCTCACTGGAG CCATTTCAGCCTTTGGTGTGGCAGCGCTGGTGTTACCTGGAAACTACCCCGATTACCTGGACTTGATCCACTCATTGGCCATCGGTCCTTACCTCATCGGGTTGGCTAAGTTCGGTCTTGCCTTCCCCATATCTTACCACACCTACAATGGCATTCGGCACTTG TGGTGGGACATCGGCAAAGGCTTCAGAATTCCCGAGGTCTACCGCACGGGCTACACCGTCATCGGCCTGTCGGTCATCACCTCCATAGCTATCGCTATGATCTGA